Proteins co-encoded in one Bradyrhizobium sp. 170 genomic window:
- a CDS encoding branched-chain amino acid ABC transporter permease, with the protein MQAFLDIFDIYLLEAVVNGILLGGVLALLALGLNLIFGVIDVTWICYAELVMIGMYGMYYMVQVFGMPYWVAAPFAILLVAALGAALHYIVIAPLLTAPPINQLLATGGVLFILQSFATVAFGIDFRNLGIRLPVLAIGEMHFSYSRLLAFAAALIGMLVVYFFMTRTYTGTAIRAISQDRQIMSLMGVDTKRIYLITSALGGALAGLAACLLVLQYDVHPFVGLSFGPITFLICVLGGLGNFVGGFIAAFVFAEIISLGGLFSDLEWGYVLAFAFFIIMMFIRPAGLFARRS; encoded by the coding sequence ATGCAGGCGTTTCTGGACATCTTCGACATCTATCTGCTGGAAGCCGTGGTCAATGGCATCCTGCTCGGCGGCGTGCTGGCGCTGCTCGCGCTCGGGCTCAACCTGATCTTCGGCGTCATCGACGTCACCTGGATCTGCTACGCCGAACTGGTCATGATCGGCATGTACGGCATGTACTACATGGTCCAGGTATTCGGCATGCCGTACTGGGTCGCGGCGCCGTTCGCGATCCTGCTGGTCGCGGCCCTTGGGGCGGCGCTGCATTACATCGTCATCGCGCCGCTGCTCACCGCGCCGCCGATCAACCAGTTGCTCGCGACCGGCGGCGTTCTGTTCATCCTGCAGAGCTTTGCCACCGTCGCCTTCGGCATCGACTTCCGCAACCTCGGCATCCGCCTGCCGGTGCTGGCGATCGGTGAGATGCATTTCAGCTATTCGCGGCTGCTGGCCTTCGCCGCCGCCCTGATCGGGATGCTGGTGGTCTACTTCTTCATGACGCGCACCTATACCGGCACCGCGATCCGCGCCATCTCGCAGGACCGCCAGATCATGTCGCTGATGGGGGTCGATACCAAGCGCATCTACCTCATCACCTCGGCGCTCGGCGGCGCGCTCGCCGGCCTCGCCGCCTGTCTCCTTGTGCTGCAATATGACGTGCATCCCTTTGTCGGCCTGTCGTTCGGGCCGATCACCTTCCTGATCTGCGTGCTCGGGGGCCTCGGCAATTTCGTCGGCGGCTTCATCGCGGCGTTCGTGTTCGCCGAGATCATCTCGCTGGGCGGCCTGTTCTCCGACCTCGAATGGGGTTACGTGCTGGCGTTCGCCTTCTTCATCATCATGATGTTCATCCGGCCCGCGGGCCTTTTTGCGAGGCGCTCGTGA
- a CDS encoding ABC transporter ATP-binding protein, which produces MLELKSVDAGYGSFQALFGTNLDVKAGEAVGVIGPNGAGKTTLMRVISGLIRPTRGAISMEGHDVLATPAHRIVDLGIAHVPENRRLFPRLTVDDNLKMGAYMPGARAKYAERLEFVFDLFPRMKERRSQMAGTLSGGEQQMCAIGRALMSNPKLLLLDEPSAGLAPVVVQQVFELVKRIRASGLTVLIVEQNVQQVLKVVDRAYLLEAGTIRASGTSEEMLSTDTIKQAYLGV; this is translated from the coding sequence CCAACCTCGACGTCAAGGCGGGTGAGGCGGTTGGCGTGATCGGCCCCAACGGCGCCGGCAAGACCACGCTGATGCGCGTGATCTCGGGGCTGATCCGGCCCACCAGGGGCGCGATCTCGATGGAAGGCCACGACGTGCTGGCGACGCCGGCGCATCGCATCGTCGATCTCGGCATCGCCCATGTGCCGGAAAACCGCCGGCTGTTTCCGCGCCTCACCGTCGACGACAATCTGAAGATGGGCGCCTACATGCCGGGCGCGCGCGCCAAATATGCCGAGCGGCTGGAATTCGTGTTCGACCTGTTTCCGCGCATGAAGGAACGGCGCAGCCAGATGGCCGGCACCCTGTCGGGCGGCGAGCAGCAGATGTGCGCAATCGGCCGCGCGCTGATGTCGAACCCGAAGCTGTTGCTGCTCGACGAGCCCTCGGCCGGTCTGGCGCCGGTCGTGGTGCAGCAGGTGTTCGAGCTGGTGAAGCGTATCCGCGCCAGCGGGCTGACGGTTTTGATCGTCGAGCAGAACGTGCAGCAGGTGCTGAAGGTGGTCGACCGCGCCTATCTCCTGGAGGCCGGCACCATCCGCGCGTCCGGCACGTCGGAAGAGATGTTGTCCACCGATACGATCAAGCAAGCATATCTCGGGGTCTAG